Proteins encoded in a region of the uncultured Paludibaculum sp. genome:
- a CDS encoding ABC transporter permease encodes MSLWGLFQRKRQESELDEEIRAHFAMAVRDRIERGEDPREAELAVRREFGNEALVREVTRDMWGWRRLEEISQDVRYALRGMRRSPGIAAVVVASLALGVGANTAIFGLVYSILLRSLPVQNPEELVELLQKYPGEPRSNGYWSSRSYEYYRDNSHVFSALTGLGIDNRARLNTGSTEDATCVAEFVVGNYFQTLGVRPALGRFITAGDEVQKEDGAVAVVSWDLWTTRFQRDPAVLGKRISINAKPAIVIGVAPPQFSGLRVDAQTSVWLPSNPGGSLALIGRLKPGVTLEQARAEMTLLYRFTLEERVAAESTRSSPDPQVRQLRVEVEPARAGLSGVRDKVGKQLTVLMAIVGVLLLLACVNVGGLLLARGAGRAREMALRLGLGASSGRLMRQVLTESLVLSFFGTIAGVAVAYLGTQVLVRIMDSGRPHERIHLLVHTDASLLLFCASVAVCCGLLFGLAPALSAIRNAPADALRQSGRASGGRFYRVFGRGLVSAQVALSMFLLSAGGLFVAHLANLKSADLGFRRDHILLVSLDPSRSGYRPDRLSVVYRELLERMSAIPGVRSASLIGPSPLQGAGASGFGTFEGFEERQEDKRWISIAWAGPRCFETLGIQLLAGREFSFRDQTQPRVAIINQTLARRYFGGRNPIGKHVTLDHVTLTRDPATYEIIGVVSDANYMEIREERRRTVYLPAFRDGRVTPVGTFVLRTGVAPRSIAEDARRVVRGTAASLPVANITTLSDQIDSSIVPERMMAALSGFFAVLAALLAGIGLWGLLAYTVTRRTNEIGIRITLGATPGSVSRTILRESLTIVAVGVAAGVPAVLWGKALAARLLQDVAASTTVTLGLGLIAVAGVALLASYGPARRAARLDPMEALRQE; translated from the coding sequence ATGAGCCTGTGGGGCCTGTTCCAACGCAAGCGCCAGGAGAGCGAGCTTGACGAGGAGATTCGAGCTCACTTCGCCATGGCGGTCCGTGATCGCATCGAGCGAGGGGAGGATCCACGGGAAGCCGAACTGGCCGTGCGGCGTGAGTTCGGCAACGAAGCGCTGGTCCGCGAAGTCACACGCGACATGTGGGGCTGGCGCCGGCTGGAGGAGATCTCGCAGGACGTCCGTTACGCGTTGCGCGGCATGCGGAGGAGCCCGGGCATCGCGGCCGTCGTTGTCGCCTCGCTCGCTCTTGGTGTCGGTGCGAACACGGCGATCTTCGGCCTGGTTTACTCCATTCTGTTGCGCTCGCTGCCCGTTCAGAACCCCGAGGAACTCGTCGAATTGCTGCAGAAATACCCGGGCGAGCCGAGGAGCAACGGGTACTGGTCGTCGCGCAGCTATGAGTACTATCGCGACAACAGCCACGTCTTCTCGGCCCTGACGGGCCTCGGCATCGATAACAGAGCCCGGCTCAATACCGGCAGTACGGAGGATGCCACCTGCGTCGCGGAGTTCGTGGTTGGCAACTACTTCCAGACACTTGGCGTAAGGCCGGCGCTGGGGCGGTTCATCACGGCTGGCGACGAAGTTCAGAAAGAGGATGGCGCGGTCGCCGTGGTGAGTTGGGATCTATGGACCACGCGGTTCCAGCGCGACCCCGCCGTGCTTGGGAAGCGCATCTCGATCAACGCCAAGCCGGCGATTGTCATCGGTGTCGCGCCGCCTCAGTTCAGCGGCCTGCGGGTGGATGCCCAGACCAGCGTCTGGCTGCCGTCGAACCCCGGCGGAAGCCTGGCGTTGATTGGGCGTCTGAAGCCCGGCGTCACTTTGGAACAGGCCCGCGCCGAGATGACGCTGCTCTACCGTTTTACGCTGGAGGAGCGTGTGGCCGCGGAGAGCACGCGCAGCAGCCCGGACCCGCAGGTGCGCCAGTTGCGGGTGGAAGTGGAGCCCGCGCGTGCCGGGCTCAGCGGCGTGCGTGACAAAGTGGGCAAACAACTCACCGTGTTGATGGCGATCGTCGGCGTATTGCTGCTGCTCGCTTGCGTCAACGTCGGCGGCCTGCTGCTGGCGCGCGGAGCAGGCCGGGCTCGTGAGATGGCGCTGCGGCTCGGCCTGGGCGCCAGCTCGGGCCGGCTGATGCGTCAGGTGTTGACGGAGTCACTGGTGCTCTCCTTCTTCGGTACCATCGCGGGCGTGGCGGTCGCCTACCTGGGGACGCAGGTGCTAGTGCGGATCATGGATAGCGGCCGTCCGCACGAACGCATCCACCTTCTGGTGCACACCGATGCGTCGTTGCTTCTCTTCTGCGCGTCCGTGGCTGTTTGCTGCGGCCTTCTGTTCGGGCTTGCGCCCGCTCTGAGCGCCATCCGGAACGCTCCGGCCGATGCGTTGCGGCAGTCCGGCAGAGCCTCGGGCGGGCGTTTCTATCGTGTCTTTGGCCGTGGGCTTGTCTCCGCGCAGGTCGCCCTATCGATGTTCCTGCTGAGTGCCGGCGGGTTGTTCGTGGCGCATCTCGCGAACCTCAAGAGCGCGGATCTTGGCTTCCGCCGCGATCACATCCTGCTGGTGTCGCTCGACCCGTCGCGCTCGGGGTATCGGCCCGACCGCTTGTCCGTCGTGTATCGCGAGCTACTGGAACGGATGAGCGCCATTCCGGGTGTGCGCTCCGCCTCGTTGATCGGGCCCAGTCCGCTGCAAGGCGCGGGCGCGTCGGGCTTCGGAACGTTCGAGGGTTTTGAGGAAAGACAGGAGGACAAGCGCTGGATCTCCATCGCCTGGGCCGGGCCCAGGTGCTTTGAGACGCTGGGCATCCAACTCCTGGCTGGGCGTGAGTTCTCCTTTCGAGACCAGACTCAGCCGCGTGTCGCGATCATCAATCAGACACTGGCGCGCCGCTACTTCGGCGGACGCAACCCGATCGGCAAACACGTCACCCTCGATCATGTGACGCTCACCCGCGACCCGGCCACCTACGAGATCATCGGGGTTGTCTCGGACGCGAACTACATGGAGATCCGGGAAGAACGCCGCCGCACCGTCTATCTGCCCGCGTTCCGCGACGGGCGGGTAACCCCCGTCGGCACGTTTGTGCTGCGCACGGGCGTCGCACCGCGTAGCATTGCGGAGGACGCTCGGCGCGTGGTGCGCGGCACCGCGGCGTCCCTTCCAGTGGCCAACATCACGACGCTCTCCGATCAGATCGACTCGTCGATTGTTCCGGAGCGGATGATGGCGGCCCTATCTGGTTTCTTCGCCGTGTTGGCCGCCCTGCTGGCGGGTATCGGCCTGTGGGGTCTGCTCGCTTACACGGTAACGCGCCGGACGAACGAGATCGGCATCCGCATTACCTTGGGCGCGACTCCGGGGTCGGTATCACGGACCATTCTGCGGGAGTCGCTGACAATCGTCGCAGTGGGCGTCGCGGCCGGAGTGCCGGCGGTGCTCTGGGGCAAAGCGCTGGCCGCGAGACTGTTGCAGGACGTGGCGGCCAGCACCACAGTCACCCTGGGTCTGGGCCTGATAGCGGTGGCCGGAGTGGCTTTGCTGGCCTCCTATGGGCCCGCGCGCCGGGCTGCCAGGCTGGATCCGATGGAAGCGTTGCGGCAGGAATAG